The DNA segment TTGCACACAATACTGAAACAGGTACATATAAAAGCTTTTCTTATCCTTAAAATAATAAAACAGCAATCCCTTTGAAATACCAGCCTTGGCGGCTATATCCTCCGTATTTGCCTTCTTATATTCATTTCTCCCAAACACTTCCATACCGGCATCAATGATGCGTCGCTGCTTTTCCTGGGAGAGCTCTTCAAATTTTTCCATATCGTTATTCTCCTGTATCATAAAATCTTAGTGGACATCTTAATAAAACTGGAATTTGATTACTTCTTACACGCTGTATTAGCAAGCACAATCATTATTACACAATCAACTCTTACAAATATTTAGGTTATTGTAGCAATCGATGCTTGCAATACGTTCTCAAAAAATCCCATAATAAATAACAGAACAGCTATTAAAGTCATTCCAATTCCAACTACTCTGCTAACTTATCCTTTTCTTCCTACCTGCTGTATTACATCCAGCTATCAGCTTTGCACCATGTCCAGTTTATAGAAAAATACTGAATATAGCCAAGATAATGCCAGCTGCCCATACAATACAATTACGACCCCTACTTATATCCCTTAATGTCATAATTCAATCATCTCCTCATATCTTGACTAGACGGTATGCTAGCGTTTTTTATGTTACATTATCTCATAATTTTTTCCAAAGCTTTTCCCTTCGCCAATTCGTCAACCACCTTGTCCAAGTACCGAATTTTCCGCATTAATGGATCTTCAATTTCTTGTAGCTTAATTCCGCATATATTTCCAGTGATAAGATTACAATTTGGATTCATTTCCGGTGCTTCCTCAAAGAATGTCCTATAATCAACATCCTTCATAATCTGTTCATCGATCTGTTTTGCCGTATATCCGGTCAACCAGCATGTAACCTGATAAACCTCTTCTTTAGTTCTGCCTTTTCTTTCCGCTTTTGCTACTAATAGCGGATATACTTTGAACAGCTTCATTGCAAATATCTTTTCATATTCCATGAATTCCTGGCCTCCTGTAACTCTATAATATAGGTGTAATGACTACATGAATCACATCTCCGACACCTCTATTCATTTCTTTTTGAATATCCTTTCTCACACCAATAATATAGCAAATTGAACCATCATCATTTTTAATGCCCATATTCACTACGCTTCCATCATACGGAACCCCATTAAATTCAGCATGAACTTTTAATCTTCCTTTGCCAAACTCTGCGCGAATATCAATCGGCACGCGAACAAATGCTCCGCCTTTATCCGGAACTGGTTCTATCGCTGTCTTAAATTCATATTTTTCTTTCATGCATGATTACCTGTTCTATCACACCAGATAGCAATTTCTTTTATTAGGTCGCACGGCAAACTATCACTATATGGGATTTGAATAGATCCTTTACTGTATTTATAGCCATATTCATCAAGTTCTTTTGAAAACTGTGCAACAGCTTTTGTTCCGGGGTATAATCCAATATGCTTTTTTTGGCCTGCAAAATGGATGATATTATGGCCTTTCCAGTAGGTTGGCATACTCCATGAAATCTTTTCTGTCGCATCTGATAATGCTTCTTGCAGGCACTGTCTGACAAGCAATAGTTGTTTCTGAACATCCAGATCAAAACTTTGAATATACTCATCGACGGTTTTGGGTTTATTTCCACAATAATGCTGTTGATTTTGTTTTTTAAATTTTCTATTACATTTTGGACATTGCCACATAATATTCACATCCTCACAAATTCAAATTTTAGCGTTCTTTACTACTTCAACAAACGGGAATATGTATTACTTTTTTGCCGTAATAAGATATAGTGACTTCATCGTATTAGGGATAAGACTTATACTAATATCTTCAAATCCTGCAATGCTTAGATATTCACTAACCCTTTTCTTATCTGTAAAGGAACCTCCATCTAATACTTGCATCAACAATCCAAGAATACGATTGCTCATCCAATCTTCAAGTAATGGATCCCCAATAATAAGTCTTCCATTTTTTTTAAGAACTCTATATATTTCGTTAATTCCTTTATTTTTTTCTTTCCAGTGATGTAACGATAGCACTGAAAAAACTAAATCAAATGATTGTGAATCAAAGGGCAGTTGTTCAACATTTCCTTTTATAAATGTTATATTGCCAGATGAGAATAACTTAGGAATAGAAATATCAATAGCAGTGATTTTGCTACACGGAAATCTAGCAGAAACTGCTTGAGTAAATGACCCATTTCCGAAACCGACATCTAAAATGGTTTGTGAAGCTGTCCGTGAACAGTTAATTTCATTTAAAACCGCATGATGTATAGCTCTCAATTTCTTCACCTCTATTTTATATTTTGAATATCACAATCGCTCGATAAAATACTCGTCTTTGTAACTTCTACAAACTGGGATTTATCTTTCTTTTTTCTTATCCTGTCCTAATGCAAGAAATCCAGCAGTAATAGCAAGTGCAAACATAATGTCATGTTCGCCCAATGGGTCTGTTACTATGGAATATATCAAAAACGCCATACAAACTAGCAATACTGCCAATATAATTCCACGAACAATTTTTCTTTTTTTCATTGTATAACGCTCCTCTATAACTTTCAATTTCCCAGTTCAATAAACTAGTATTTATTTACTTTTTTTATTCGCGAATAACACATACCATGCACATAAAATAGCCGCTCCTATTGCAATCCATATCGCCATATCATTTTCCTCCTCCCACTGAAATCCAATATGAAAATTCATATGCAAATTCATATGCAATATCAGATTGTGCATATGTTCCACCATATCTTCCTGTCGTTGCCTTTATACCTATTGCATTCGTTTTCACACACCATTCTTTTACATAATTTTATAACTGTTTAATCCCGCATTACTTTTTAATTATGGCGAATTCGCCATAATTAAAATCTGGATTAAACATACTTTCCCATACACCTAAAAATTCAGTTGTATTACGATTTCTTAACCAATCAGATATGAAAAATTCACCGTCTTTTGATTTCAACATATCTGTAAGTGATATAAAATCTTCATGATTGATTGTTTTTCACTGTTATCTCATTATCTAAAACTTTTAATTTCTCCATAGTTTCCTCCAATAAACTCTGTTTTTCTATATATCTATTCCTGCACAATAATCACTATTTTTTCTTACTAACTCTATTATTGTATCTCTATAAATTCTTATTTATAAGATGATCGGCTGATACTCCAATACTTTATCGGCTATTTCCTCTGGGGTCATTTCACTCCAAAATATATAATTGCAGATTTCCGGGTCAAGAACACCCCTCTGCAATTTAGCAATTATCGTATCAATGTCTTTATCGCTTTTATTCTCACATTTTGCTATTTCCTCGATTAAAGAAATTATTTCTAACTTTGACAGAATTTTCATACGACACCTTTCCAAATTCAACTTTTTAATGTTCTTTTACTTCATCACATTCTAATTTACTTATTTTCTCTCACTACTAGACAAGGATTTCCATATGCTATTGTATTACTGGGAATATCTTTTGTAACAACACTTCCAGCTCCAATAACAACATTATCTCCTATCATAACACCTGCCATAATGATTGCTCCACCGCCAATCCATACATTATCGCCTATTATGACTGGTGCTGTTTGTGTTTTACAAAACGCAAATGAACCATCCTCTTTAGACTCCCCAAAACGCTCAGTAGCATTTGTTGGATGAAAGGCTGTATATATTTGTACATTTGGTGCAATCAAAGCATTATCTCCAATCTGGATAATATTATCATCTAAAAAAGTACAATTCATATTTACTTCGCAGTTATTACCAAAATAGATATTATTACCATAATCAACATAAAATGGTGCTGTTATCCAAAGATTTTTACCTTTTCCGCCAAGCAATTCACTTAAAATTCTTTCTTTTTCTTGAACATTGGCAGAGTCTGTTTGATTATAGTCTCTTGCCAAATTTTTAGCCTTATGCCATTGCGTTAATAACTCGGCATCCCCACAATCATAAAGTTGTCCTGCCAACATTTTTTCTCTTTCTGTCATGATCCACCTCTATAACTCGTGCTTTATCACACAATAGCCATTTAATAAATGCTATCTCTTTTATAGTCAATCCTATGATTAAATCACAAAATTGATTCTTTCTGTATTTTACCATAACTAAATATCAAATACTATATGAACGAAAGCATTGACCATTTAAAAGGAAGAAAAGCGAAGCTGGAATTACACATTCATATGAAAAAGGCACCACTCTGAAGGATACGTTCTTTGATCAATTCACAATATGCGAATCTCTTTCTTATATAAATAAAAAGGGAGCAGCTATAACTCTCCCATATTATTCTTCAGATGCATACAATAAGACCCGCATAAGCAGATGCATCTTTTTCATTTATGCATGATTTTAGGTTCGGCTTCAAAAAAATTTATGATATCCACAATACTGACAGGCATTTGATGATTGGCATCCACGCCAACATCATATCTGCGAAATCCGTTATCCCGATTGTGAACATTCACCTGTGCAGGATTATGCTGATGCCCATGCAAATGAATAGCTCCGTGATAAAACCCGTTCCACTCTGCAATCGGATAGTGAAACAGAATAAACTGGTAGCCCTCGTATTTCAGCTCAGCGTATTCCTTTACCCAGGAAAACAGCGATTGATCAAACTCCTTCTGTTGAACAAAACGATCATGATTTCCCCGAATCAGATATTTTCTCCCATGCAGCTGTTTCAGCGCCTCCTGCGCATAGACATAGCTTTTCATCGTTACATCCCCCAGAATATACACCTCATCCTTTGGACGAATTTTTTTATTCCAATTTGCGATCAATCGCTCATTCATCTCATTTACATCCTGATAGGGACGGGAAGTCAGTTGTATAATATTATCATGATAAAAATGCAGATCGGATGTAAAATACAGCATATAATTCCCACCTTCCTTTTCTATAGCTTCAGAAAACGGTATCCATATACAGAAGCTGCACCGGATACCGTTCCTTATTATTCTAATGTCACCGTCTTTTCAATTTCCTTACCCTTGCGGTTTACGGTGATGGTAACCTCATCCTTCACCTTATGACTGTAGAGAAGCTGACGGAATTGCTTATAATCCTTTACTTCCTTACCGTCAAATTTAACGAGAATGTCGCCTTCCCTAATTCCTGCTGATGAAGCTGGGGTACGTGATGCCACCTTGACAATGAGCAGACCACTTTCCACCTTGGAATCTATGCCCAGATAAGCCTTATCCAGCATACTCAGCTGTTCAATCGGCTGCACGGAGATTCCCAGGATCGGCCGTACGACCTTGCCGTTGTTTTCCAGCTCGGTTATGATTGGAAGCACCTCGTTGATCGGTAATGCAAAGCCAAAGCCCTCTACCGAGGTATCCGTAATCTTCATGGAATTGATTCCAATCAGCTCCCCTGCCATATTGATCAGCGGGCCGCCGCTGTTTCCCGGATTGATAGCAGCATCTGTCTGCAATACATTCACATCCCAGTCTGCTACACCGTTATTGTCGATATCCATTTCCATGCGTCTGTCAACACCGGATATAAGACCTCCGGAAACGCTGCCCTGATACTCAATTCCTAGCGGACTTCCCATTGCTATGACGTATTCTCCCTTTTTCACAAGAGAGGAATCCCCCATAGTGAAGGCATCTGCCTTGAAGTCCACATCGGTCTTCAATAATGCAAGATCCGTCAATTCATCCTTACCGACGATGGTGACCTGCTGTTCCTTGCCATTCGCAAAGGTGACAACGGCTTCATCCCCATCCGCAACGACATGATTGTTCGTGATGATATACACGGTCTTGCCCTGTATTTTGTAAATAGCACCGCTGCCGGAATCAATGGATTGTCCTCTTGCCTTCGCTGTTACTGTCACGACCTTGTTTTCACTATCCGCGACCAGCTTTGTAACATCACTTGTGATATTCACACTTGCCTGCTCCACCTTTTGTGTAGTCTGCTGCTGTGCATTTGCGGCTGTTGTGGTTTCTCTGACCTGCAGATGCAAAATCGTCAGTACAATATTCCATCCGATAAGTGCCACAAGCAGAAAGGCTGTCAATCGCTTCATGATGATTTTCCTCCGGTATAAATGGAAAACTGATCAGCCGGATACAGCCGGAGATCCTCTCTGTCCTTCTGTTTCCGTTTCAGTGTTTCTTTTAAGGTTGTCAATGCCATATCACGGGTATTGCCTTCCTGTGAGATATGCGCAAGAACGATTTCCTTTGTATTCTCCCCCATGACATCACACAGGATATTGGAACAATCCTCATTACATAAATGACCGCAATCGCCGATGATGCGCTGCTTCAGATAAACTGGTCTTGTTGTCTGCATCAGCATTTCGATATCGTGATTGCTCTCAAACACATAATAGTCCGCATCCCGTATGTAGTCCTTCACTTCCTCCTTAATATAGCCGGTATCTGTCACATACACCATTTTTTCATCCTCGGTTTCAATCACATAGCCCACTGTTCCCTCACAGTCATGACTCATGGGAAGTACCGTAATACGAAAGTCCTGCACTTCAAAGCGCTCATAGGGACGGATGCCGTGCAGATGACTGGTAGCGATATCCTGCGTTGCATAGGTAGGAATCGGATCAAACAGCTTCATCTGTGCAACATGGTCACTATGGGTATGTGTAATCAAGAGTGCATTGCTTTGCATGGGATCATAGCTGATCTGTTCAAAACAGCTTTTTAGATATTTTCTCGTTGTTCCACAGTCTATAACCAGCCTGGTATCCTTATGTTTAATCAGGCAGCAGTTCCCTTTGGAACCACTGGCCAGTAATGCAAATTTCATCAGCGGCCTCCCTTCAATCTCTGCTTCACAGGTGTATTTCACCTGAATATATATACGGTTTATGAGAATCCATCATGCGCAATATTAAAGAAGGCTGATATGGATTTTTGAAACGCCAGCTCCACCTTTCCTGTCGCACCGTTACGATGCTTTGCGATATCCAGGTCGGTCTGGTCGGTTGGATTGTCCTGCTCTGCTTCATCATCCTTGGCATAGTAGGCGTCACGATATAAAAACATTACAATATCGGCATCCTGCTCGATGGCTCCGGATTCTCGAAGGTCAGATAGCATAGGATGCTTATCCGGACGTGTTTCTACAGAACGGGAAAGCTGTGACAAGGCGATTACCGGACACTCCATCTCTCTGGCAAGTCCCTTTAGGGAACGTGAAATTTCAGAGATTTCCTGCTGGCGGTTATCTCCGCTTTTTCCGCTTCCGCTGATCAGCTGAAGGTAGTCAATGACCACAAGGTCAAGACCGTGCTCGCTTTTCAGCTTTCGGCATTTGGAGAATACCTCCGATATTTTGATATTGGAGCTGTCATCCACAAACAACTTGCTTGCCATCAGCTCATTGGCAGCCTCATTCAGCTTACTGAATTCCTCATCCAGAATAGCCCCGCTTCTCAGTTTATTGGATTCCACTGCGGATTTGGCACTCAGAATACGCTTCATCAATGCCTCTGCAGGCATCTCCAGTGAGAAAATAGCAATCGCACCGGGATTGTAAAAGGATGCGTTTAAGGCCAGATTCAGGGCAAAGGCTGTTTTTCCCATCGCGGGACGTGCCGCAAGGATAATTAAATCTCCCCGCTGAAAGCCGTTTGTCATACGATCCAGATCCGTATATCCTGTCTTGATTCCCGTTACACGGTTATCGCTGGAGCGCAGACGGATCAGCTCCTGCATTACATTGGAAACAACCTCACGGCTGCTCTTGAAATCTGTGGCACGGCGGCTGCGGGTGACATTCAATATATCACGTTCTGCCTTATCCATGATTTCGTCAAGATCATTTGCTGTATCAAAGCCATCCTCCGCAATCTGCTCCGCTGCCTCAATTAAACGGCGCAGATGGGCGCGGCTTTTGATCATTTCAATATAGTAAACGCTGTTTGCGCTTGATATTGCCGTATCACTCAGCTTGATAATGTAATCGGCTCCTCCCACAAGATTCAGCTGCTCAATATCCTGCAGCCGGGCAATCAGCGTGGTAACATCCACCGGTTTTCCACTATCGGTAATATCCATCATGGCAGAGAATATACGCTGATGGATATCCAGATAGAAATCGCGCGCATCCAGCCCCTGGTCATACACAACGCTGGTTACGCTGGGATAAATCATCATCGCACCGAGAATGGACTGCTCCGCCTCGGTACTGTGTGGCAATTCTCTACTCATAAAGCCTCCTTATCCATTCACATGGACACGAATGGTTCCGATAACCTTGTTTCTGTAAAGATCCACCTTCACATCCGTATAGCCAAGCGATGTAATCGCATCATTGTCAATCACCTTTCGCTTATCCACATGGATACCGTATTTATCATGCAGCTGTGCAACGATCTGCTTTGTGGAAACACTGCCGAACACACGTCCGCCCTCTCCTGTTTTCACATGGAATTCCAGCGTAATCGTTGAAAGCTTCTTTTTCAAATCCTCTGCCGCGGATTCCTTTTGCTTTTCCTCCAGATCATGCTGCAGGTTCTGCTCATCCAGAATCTCCATGCTTTTTTTCGTAGCCATGACAGCCAGATTCTTATTCAGCAGGAAGTTTCTTCCATAGCCGTCGCTAACCTCCACGATATCTCCTTTTTTTCCAACCTTTTTCACATCACTTAGCAGTATCACTTTCATCTTCGTCGTCCTCCTTGTTTTCTTTTATATATGCATCAATCATTTGCTTTAATTCTTCCTCTACGGCTTTCACCGTTGTTTGCTCTCTTTGCAGGGCTGCCATTGTAAAATGACCGCCGCCATGCATGTTTTCCATGATGATCTGCACATTGATCGTACCCTTGCTGCGGGCCGATACGGCAACTCTGCCATCCTCGATATTTCCAATGACAAAGCTTGCCTCCATATCCTTAATATTCAACAGGCTGTCCGCTACCTGTGACATCAGCGTACGGTTTACTACACGGTTGTTGTCCACTGCCGCAATGATGATTCCCTGTGCATATTGCCTTGCATATTTCATAATTGCTGTTTTCGCCTCAAAATCACCAAAATCCTCTTTCAGCAGGTTTTCCGCCGTTATCGGATCTACACCAAGATTTTTCAGATAGGCTGCCGCTTCAAAGGTACGGCTGCCCGTTCTGGTTTTAAAGCGATTGGTATCCACAAGGATACCGACATACATCAGTGTAGCTTCTTCCTCACTCAGACCAACCTTGTTATTCTGGTATGGCAGGAATTCCGTAGCTAGCTCACAGACAGAGCTTGCGCTGGATTCTACATAGACCAGAAGCGGATTTCCAATAAAGTCCTCACTTCTGCGGTGATGATCGATTACCACAATTCGATTTGCCTCCGCCAGCGTCAGCGGAGCACCTGTCTGCTTTGGATTGTGATGGTCAACCGCTATAAGCAAATCATCATCCTCTATCATTTTGCTTGCGTCCGGATCGCTGATGAACCGGTGACGGCCCTCCAGCTTATCCGCATACAGATTCATTGCTTCCTGCAGCTGCGGCTCGATTCCACCACTTTTTGATACAACATAGACCTCCTTGCCATACGCAGCCGCAAGCCGCGACATGCAAAGTGCACTTCCCATACAGTCGAAGTCCATATTCTGATGTCCAATGACAAATACCCGGTTCGCTTCCATGATTGCCTCTTTGATCGCCTGCGACATGACACGTACACGCACCTTGCTTCGCTTTTCACGGGCTTCACTGTTTCCACCGTAGTATTTTACACTTTCCCCATATTTCTTAACCGCAGCCTGATCGCCTCCACGGCTCTGTGCCAGCTCCAGCAGATCGTTTACCATCGTATCCAGCAAACGGAAATCATCCGTTCCACGGGCAAACGACATACTCAGCGTTATAGAAACATCAATATCCTCTGCATTTTTTCGTATGGTGTTTAAGATATCAAATTTATCCCGTACGACTTCTTCAAAAATTGCTTCATTCAAAATGACCAGAAAGCGGTCAGAGCGCAGTCTGCGGATAAACATACCATAACGCCCTGCCCATTCCACCAGAGGCTGACGAAGCTGTGTATTGATGGTCGCCATTGTTCCTTCATCCTCATACTGTTGTATTTCCATATAATTATCCAGCTGTAACAATCCCGCTACAACGGAATCCCTCTTAAACCGTTCGGTTATGGTTTCCAGCTTGGTGATATCCCGTACAAACAGTACCTGTCCGTTTTCCTTCCGAACGATTTCATACACAAATCCACCTTCCGGATCCTTTGCCGTGATTTCATCCACGGAGCCGTTGAAAAGATCCGTGATTTCTGGAATCCAGCTTGTCAGCTTTTTCCCGACGATATTCACAGAACGCTCCTCCAGAAAATCATTGATCCAGGTCGCATTATACTGTTCATCATAGGTGATGATACCAATCTCTCCAAAGGAAAGCGCATCCTTGGCATCATGACCGAGGATATGGGATATATCAATATCCCGCTGCTCCTTGTCACGCTCATATTTCAAGACGATCCAGATAATGACAAGAATATTCAAAACAAGCAGAATCGCCATCGGTATGATCTGTAATCCCGGAATACCGGCCATATACAGCACAAACAGTGCCGCCGCTTCCGCAATCAGGATAATGGTTATCTGAACCTTAAAATTTTCCAAACGATCCATTTATGACACCTCGTTTCATTTTATCTCTCAGTAACAGCAGAATATCCGCAACACCAAGCAACGCAAGGACATCCTGCACATAGGGTACAAAAGCTGCAATCATGACCAGAAACACGAAGGTACGCTTTTGAAGCAGTACGAGTATACCCATACTGCACATGGCACCGCAGGTAATAGCATAGACCTTGCATACCAGATACGCCGACAGCAGTACGGTCGAAGCCTCTTGGTTTAATTTTAGCACATTTCGGCTATAAAATAGAACCCAAATGACAAGAATCAGCCAGCCACTCCATTTGGGAGCGCGAATATTCAGGACATTTTGCATAGGGTGCACCTTGATTTTCAGACGAGTAAGCAGTATATTGCCAATCATATGGATGCAGATTGCCTGCAAGACACTCATGAGAACGGCTGTCAGGACGACAACCATCATCACCATCTTTACTAGGTCAATGCCGGTATGAATGTTCATAAAATCCAGGATGGTCCTTACCAGCTCCATATCATCTGCCGGGTCATAGCCGAATACAGCCGCAAATAAGATCGTTGTGACCAGATAGGAAAAGAATGTGAAAATACCACTGAACACAAGCAGAGTACCGTTCTTCCATCCTTTTCTCACCCCGCCACCATATACAAGCCCGACAACGATGCAGCTAAAGAGATAAAAAATTGTAGTGGGTGCACTAATCATAAAGGAGAGCAGCAGCATGCTGACAGAGGGAACCAGGGCGTTTCGTACTCCGTATTTTGCCGTATAGACAAGGATGGGAAAGGTTAATACCCAGTACATAAAGTATTCCAGCATGTTTCCAAACTGCCGGTTGACAAACAGGATCAGCCCGACAATGGCACACATCATGGCTCCTTCTGTAATTTTACGTGTCTGATGATTCATAGCGTTGCTCCTTCCTATGAAAAAACTCCATCCTGCGACAGATGGAGTGAAATTGCGATATTATTCGCTTACGTAAGGCAGTAAAGCCATCTGGCGTGCACGTTTGATTGCAGTAGCCAGCATACGCTGATATTTTGCACGTGTACCTGTTACACGTCTTGGAATGATTTTTCCGTTAGCGGAAATGAATCTTTTTAATAATTCAACATCCTTGTAGTCGATGCTTTCAATTTTATTTTTCGTAAAGTAACATACTTTTTTACGTCCCATACGCTGTTTTTTGAATGCCATAGAAAATCTCCTTTCTACCATTAAAATGGTAAATCATCACTTGCGATATCTAATGTATCGCTGCTTGTAAAGTCATTGGAGTAGGACTGAGAGCTGCTGTTGTCACTCTGGTAGCCCTGATTGTTTCCCTGCTCATAGTCAGGTACATAGGCATTGCTGTTCGCATTGCTTGCAGCAGCGCTTTTGCTTTCCAGAAACTG comes from the Erysipelotrichaceae bacterium 66202529 genome and includes:
- a CDS encoding hydrolase, which produces MLYFTSDLHFYHDNIIQLTSRPYQDVNEMNERLIANWNKKIRPKDEVYILGDVTMKSYVYAQEALKQLHGRKYLIRGNHDRFVQQKEFDQSLFSWVKEYAELKYEGYQFILFHYPIAEWNGFYHGAIHLHGHQHNPAQVNVHNRDNGFRRYDVGVDANHQMPVSIVDIINFFEAEPKIMHK
- a CDS encoding MBL fold metallo-hydrolase; this translates as MKFALLASGSKGNCCLIKHKDTRLVIDCGTTRKYLKSCFEQISYDPMQSNALLITHTHSDHVAQMKLFDPIPTYATQDIATSHLHGIRPYERFEVQDFRITVLPMSHDCEGTVGYVIETEDEKMVYVTDTGYIKEEVKDYIRDADYYVFESNHDIEMLMQTTRPVYLKQRIIGDCGHLCNEDCSNILCDVMGENTKEIVLAHISQEGNTRDMALTTLKETLKRKQKDREDLRLYPADQFSIYTGGKSS
- a CDS encoding DUF1905 domain-containing protein, whose product is MKEKYEFKTAIEPVPDKGGAFVRVPIDIRAEFGKGRLKVHAEFNGVPYDGSVVNMGIKNDDGSICYIIGVRKDIQKEMNRGVGDVIHVVITPIL
- the dnaB gene encoding replicative DNA helicase, coding for MSRELPHSTEAEQSILGAMMIYPSVTSVVYDQGLDARDFYLDIHQRIFSAMMDITDSGKPVDVTTLIARLQDIEQLNLVGGADYIIKLSDTAISSANSVYYIEMIKSRAHLRRLIEAAEQIAEDGFDTANDLDEIMDKAERDILNVTRSRRATDFKSSREVVSNVMQELIRLRSSDNRVTGIKTGYTDLDRMTNGFQRGDLIILAARPAMGKTAFALNLALNASFYNPGAIAIFSLEMPAEALMKRILSAKSAVESNKLRSGAILDEEFSKLNEAANELMASKLFVDDSSNIKISEVFSKCRKLKSEHGLDLVVIDYLQLISGSGKSGDNRQQEISEISRSLKGLAREMECPVIALSQLSRSVETRPDKHPMLSDLRESGAIEQDADIVMFLYRDAYYAKDDEAEQDNPTDQTDLDIAKHRNGATGKVELAFQKSISAFFNIAHDGFS
- a CDS encoding DUF2200 family protein gives rise to the protein MEYEKIFAMKLFKVYPLLVAKAERKGRTKEEVYQVTCWLTGYTAKQIDEQIMKDVDYRTFFEEAPEMNPNCNLITGNICGIKLQEIEDPLMRKIRYLDKVVDELAKGKALEKIMR
- the rplI gene encoding 50S ribosomal protein L9 produces the protein MKVILLSDVKKVGKKGDIVEVSDGYGRNFLLNKNLAVMATKKSMEILDEQNLQHDLEEKQKESAAEDLKKKLSTITLEFHVKTGEGGRVFGSVSTKQIVAQLHDKYGIHVDKRKVIDNDAITSLGYTDVKVDLYRNKVIGTIRVHVNG
- a CDS encoding PDZ domain-containing protein — encoded protein: MKRLTAFLLVALIGWNIVLTILHLQVRETTTAANAQQQTTQKVEQASVNITSDVTKLVADSENKVVTVTAKARGQSIDSGSGAIYKIQGKTVYIITNNHVVADGDEAVVTFANGKEQQVTIVGKDELTDLALLKTDVDFKADAFTMGDSSLVKKGEYVIAMGSPLGIEYQGSVSGGLISGVDRRMEMDIDNNGVADWDVNVLQTDAAINPGNSGGPLINMAGELIGINSMKITDTSVEGFGFALPINEVLPIITELENNGKVVRPILGISVQPIEQLSMLDKAYLGIDSKVESGLLIVKVASRTPASSAGIREGDILVKFDGKEVKDYKQFRQLLYSHKVKDEVTITVNRKGKEIEKTVTLE
- a CDS encoding DHH family phosphoesterase, which encodes MDRLENFKVQITIILIAEAAALFVLYMAGIPGLQIIPMAILLVLNILVIIWIVLKYERDKEQRDIDISHILGHDAKDALSFGEIGIITYDEQYNATWINDFLEERSVNIVGKKLTSWIPEITDLFNGSVDEITAKDPEGGFVYEIVRKENGQVLFVRDITKLETITERFKRDSVVAGLLQLDNYMEIQQYEDEGTMATINTQLRQPLVEWAGRYGMFIRRLRSDRFLVILNEAIFEEVVRDKFDILNTIRKNAEDIDVSITLSMSFARGTDDFRLLDTMVNDLLELAQSRGGDQAAVKKYGESVKYYGGNSEAREKRSKVRVRVMSQAIKEAIMEANRVFVIGHQNMDFDCMGSALCMSRLAAAYGKEVYVVSKSGGIEPQLQEAMNLYADKLEGRHRFISDPDASKMIEDDDLLIAVDHHNPKQTGAPLTLAEANRIVVIDHHRRSEDFIGNPLLVYVESSASSVCELATEFLPYQNNKVGLSEEEATLMYVGILVDTNRFKTRTGSRTFEAAAYLKNLGVDPITAENLLKEDFGDFEAKTAIMKYARQYAQGIIIAAVDNNRVVNRTLMSQVADSLLNIKDMEASFVIGNIEDGRVAVSARSKGTINVQIIMENMHGGGHFTMAALQREQTTVKAVEEELKQMIDAYIKENKEDDEDESDTAK
- the rpsR gene encoding 30S ribosomal protein S18; this translates as MAFKKQRMGRKKVCYFTKNKIESIDYKDVELLKRFISANGKIIPRRVTGTRAKYQRMLATAIKRARQMALLPYVSE
- a CDS encoding sugar O-acetyltransferase, which translates into the protein MTEREKMLAGQLYDCGDAELLTQWHKAKNLARDYNQTDSANVQEKERILSELLGGKGKNLWITAPFYVDYGNNIYFGNNCEVNMNCTFLDDNIIQIGDNALIAPNVQIYTAFHPTNATERFGESKEDGSFAFCKTQTAPVIIGDNVWIGGGAIIMAGVMIGDNVVIGAGSVVTKDIPSNTIAYGNPCLVVRENK
- a CDS encoding methyltransferase domain-containing protein, whose amino-acid sequence is MKKLRAIHHAVLNEINCSRTASQTILDVGFGNGSFTQAVSARFPCSKITAIDISIPKLFSSGNITFIKGNVEQLPFDSQSFDLVFSVLSLHHWKEKNKGINEIYRVLKKNGRLIIGDPLLEDWMSNRILGLLMQVLDGGSFTDKKRVSEYLSIAGFEDISISLIPNTMKSLYLITAKK
- a CDS encoding DUF2232 domain-containing protein; translation: MNHQTRKITEGAMMCAIVGLILFVNRQFGNMLEYFMYWVLTFPILVYTAKYGVRNALVPSVSMLLLSFMISAPTTIFYLFSCIVVGLVYGGGVRKGWKNGTLLVFSGIFTFFSYLVTTILFAAVFGYDPADDMELVRTILDFMNIHTGIDLVKMVMMVVVLTAVLMSVLQAICIHMIGNILLTRLKIKVHPMQNVLNIRAPKWSGWLILVIWVLFYSRNVLKLNQEASTVLLSAYLVCKVYAITCGAMCSMGILVLLQKRTFVFLVMIAAFVPYVQDVLALLGVADILLLLRDKMKRGVINGSFGKF